In Desulfosediminicola ganghwensis, a single window of DNA contains:
- a CDS encoding cytochrome c3 family protein yields MAHRNSADRTLGWEMTALAAFCLLLLTPFIYLWRMQANVPVHSASEPEFVGTRTCGECHLEQHRKWQGSDHDKAMAPATPETVLGDFADTVFTDPYTGKKSRFFRRDNNYFIETEDVADQKGVYQVAYTFGHYPLQQYLIPMPGGRMQCFNIAWDVDQKRWYRLPPYEVDGVDDWLHWTGSGQNWNGMCAECHSTRLKKNYDPQKNSYSTSWFEINVGCEACHGPGSEHVKWARQPALGRSQEGAGLVIEGDEALRERQISLCAPCHARRYQLGDNQHDGVDPLDMMVPALLTEELYYPDGQIKEEVYVYGSFIQSKMYLRGVRCNDCHDSHSLQTHRQGNELCTQCHRRQDYDTPGHHFHNKTHEGKPSKGYLCVSCHMSGRVYMGIDYRPDHSLRVPRPDLSISIKTPNSCSTSACHGDKSLDWVNEKYGIWYGQQNRPHYGEAIEAGRARKPEGLEQLKDVAEDTLLPPIVRATAISLLANYPGQGIESTIVKALESNEGLLRHAALRTFERSDTDRIRALVAPKLYDPSRAVRLEAAARLAAVPGESLRQEDRAVFQETLSEYRQSLAYNADFASQRHNEGNLEWELGDEEKAARSYLAALKIDDRFIPAKVNLAMLYNRQGNNRDAIELLQEVLTDRPTMYEVHYSLGLLLSELNRYDEAVVYLQQAAEGMPGYSRVRYNFSLALFKLQRWQQGANVLRELVLQNPEVSEYFVTLVNLYLNFGMGPQAEQLAYDVLKIMPDHPGAKDLLKAMRQNRKPQR; encoded by the coding sequence ATGGCTCACCGCAATTCAGCTGACAGAACACTGGGCTGGGAGATGACGGCTCTTGCGGCGTTCTGTTTACTATTGCTCACTCCTTTTATCTATCTCTGGCGGATGCAGGCGAATGTGCCGGTGCACTCTGCGTCGGAACCCGAATTTGTCGGCACCAGAACATGCGGGGAATGCCATCTGGAACAACACCGCAAATGGCAGGGATCGGATCACGACAAGGCAATGGCCCCAGCCACACCGGAGACCGTGCTTGGCGATTTCGCTGATACCGTTTTCACAGACCCCTATACCGGCAAGAAGAGTCGTTTTTTCAGGCGGGACAACAACTATTTCATAGAGACCGAAGATGTGGCGGACCAAAAGGGTGTGTACCAGGTGGCCTATACCTTCGGCCATTACCCTCTGCAGCAATACCTGATCCCCATGCCAGGAGGCAGAATGCAATGTTTCAATATCGCCTGGGATGTGGATCAAAAACGCTGGTATCGCCTGCCGCCCTACGAAGTAGATGGGGTTGATGACTGGTTGCACTGGACCGGAAGCGGTCAGAACTGGAATGGTATGTGTGCAGAATGTCACTCAACCAGGTTAAAGAAAAATTATGATCCGCAGAAAAACAGCTACTCCACCAGCTGGTTTGAGATAAACGTTGGCTGCGAAGCGTGTCACGGGCCAGGCTCAGAGCATGTGAAGTGGGCCAGGCAACCGGCTTTGGGGCGATCTCAGGAGGGTGCAGGTTTAGTGATTGAGGGAGATGAGGCCTTGCGGGAGCGGCAGATCTCTCTTTGTGCGCCTTGTCATGCCAGGCGATATCAACTTGGCGATAATCAGCACGATGGGGTCGATCCTCTGGATATGATGGTGCCCGCGTTGCTCACCGAAGAACTTTACTATCCTGATGGCCAGATCAAAGAGGAAGTTTATGTCTACGGGTCGTTCATCCAGTCAAAAATGTATTTGCGGGGAGTGCGTTGTAATGATTGCCATGACTCGCATTCGCTGCAGACACACCGGCAGGGAAATGAACTCTGCACCCAGTGTCATCGCCGTCAGGATTACGATACTCCCGGCCACCACTTCCACAACAAAACGCACGAGGGAAAACCGAGTAAAGGGTATCTCTGCGTCAGCTGCCATATGAGCGGTCGCGTCTATATGGGTATAGATTATCGGCCCGATCACAGCTTGAGAGTCCCGCGGCCTGATCTGAGCATATCAATCAAGACCCCCAACAGTTGCTCCACTTCAGCGTGCCATGGAGACAAGTCGCTTGACTGGGTGAACGAGAAGTACGGAATATGGTATGGGCAGCAGAACAGGCCCCACTACGGTGAAGCCATAGAAGCTGGCAGAGCCAGAAAACCAGAGGGGCTGGAGCAACTGAAAGATGTGGCTGAAGACACGCTGCTTCCACCTATAGTGCGAGCCACGGCAATATCTCTTCTGGCGAACTATCCGGGGCAGGGGATTGAGTCGACCATCGTCAAGGCTCTGGAGAGTAACGAAGGTCTGCTTCGGCACGCCGCTCTGCGAACTTTTGAGCGGTCCGACACAGACAGAATCAGGGCTCTGGTCGCCCCCAAGCTCTACGACCCGTCGCGGGCAGTGCGCCTTGAGGCGGCGGCGCGGCTGGCGGCTGTCCCTGGTGAAAGTCTTCGCCAAGAGGATCGCGCAGTATTTCAGGAGACGTTGTCTGAGTACAGGCAATCACTGGCATATAATGCAGATTTTGCCAGCCAACGGCATAACGAAGGGAACCTGGAGTGGGAGCTGGGCGACGAGGAAAAAGCGGCCCGCAGTTATCTGGCAGCGTTGAAGATAGATGATCGCTTTATCCCGGCCAAGGTGAATCTGGCAATGTTGTATAACCGGCAGGGCAATAACCGGGATGCTATTGAATTGCTGCAGGAGGTGTTAACGGATCGGCCGACAATGTATGAAGTTCACTATTCCCTCGGGCTGCTGTTATCGGAATTGAACCGGTATGACGAGGCAGTAGTTTATTTGCAGCAAGCGGCCGAGGGCATGCCTGGCTATTCGAGGGTGCGCTACAACTTTAGCCTGGCGCTGTTCAAGCTGCAGCGCTGGCAACAGGGCGCAAATGTGTTGCGTGAACTGGTATTACAAAACCCGGAGGTTAGTGAGTATTTCGTTACACTGGTCAATCTGTACCTCAACTTTGGTATGGGGCCTCAGGCTGAGCAGCTGGCCTATGACGTTCTGAAAATCATGCCTGATCATCCGGGGGCAAAAGATCTGCTCAAGGCAATGCGGCAGAACAGGAAGCCTCAGAGGTAA
- a CDS encoding arylsulfatase — translation MGSGIHFSHLKTIVSAAVCFGVLTAFSTLAAGADKPNIIVIWGDDIGQTNVSAYSRGMMGYRTPNIDRIADEGMLFTDYYGEQSCTAGRSSFITGQSVFRTGLSKVGLPGAKEGLAAEDPTIAELLKPLGYATGQFGKNHLGDRDEHLPTAHGFDEFLGNLYHLNAEEEPENEDYPKNPEFRKRFGPRGVIKSFADGRIEDTGPLTKKRMETVDDETVAAALDFMERQASSDTPFFLWWNGTRMHFRTHVKEELRGISGQDEYSDGMVEHDMHVGKLLDKIDELGIADNTIVFYSTDNGPHYNTWPDAAATPFRGEKNTNWEGGWRVPAMIRWPGKIEPGSISNDIMHHMDWLPTFVAAAGNPDVKDQLLKGHVAGDKNFKVHLDGYNFLPYLTGQEEKAPRREIFYFSDDGDLTALRYDDWKIIFMEQRVEATLQAWAEPFVPLRVPLIFNLRRDPYERSQKTSNTYYDWVIDRVFLLVPAQVYVGDFLQTFKEYPPRQKAASFSLNQVMETLTQPAGAR, via the coding sequence ATGGGTAGTGGTATACACTTTTCACATTTGAAAACAATTGTTTCTGCGGCTGTTTGCTTTGGCGTTCTGACAGCGTTCTCAACGCTCGCGGCAGGTGCGGATAAACCGAATATCATTGTCATATGGGGGGATGATATTGGCCAGACAAATGTCTCAGCCTACTCCAGGGGAATGATGGGGTATCGTACGCCGAATATCGACAGAATTGCCGATGAAGGCATGCTCTTCACCGATTACTACGGTGAGCAGAGTTGTACTGCAGGCCGGTCTTCTTTCATCACCGGCCAGTCAGTATTTCGCACAGGTCTCAGCAAAGTCGGGCTCCCCGGTGCCAAAGAGGGATTGGCAGCAGAAGATCCGACTATTGCCGAATTGCTCAAGCCTCTCGGCTATGCCACAGGCCAGTTTGGTAAAAACCACCTGGGTGACCGCGACGAGCATCTGCCGACGGCCCATGGTTTCGATGAGTTCCTCGGCAATCTTTATCATCTCAACGCGGAAGAAGAGCCGGAAAACGAAGACTATCCCAAGAATCCTGAGTTTAGAAAACGTTTTGGCCCGCGCGGTGTAATAAAATCCTTCGCCGACGGCAGAATCGAAGACACCGGTCCCCTGACCAAAAAGCGGATGGAGACCGTGGATGATGAGACCGTCGCGGCGGCCCTGGATTTCATGGAACGCCAAGCCAGCTCGGATACCCCGTTTTTCCTCTGGTGGAATGGCACCCGCATGCATTTCCGTACCCACGTAAAAGAAGAATTACGCGGGATCTCAGGGCAGGATGAATATAGCGACGGCATGGTGGAGCACGACATGCACGTTGGTAAATTACTGGACAAGATCGACGAACTTGGCATTGCCGACAATACCATCGTTTTCTACTCCACCGATAACGGCCCCCATTACAACACCTGGCCCGATGCGGCCGCAACACCATTTCGCGGTGAGAAAAACACCAACTGGGAAGGTGGCTGGCGCGTTCCAGCCATGATCCGCTGGCCTGGCAAAATCGAGCCTGGTTCGATCTCCAACGATATAATGCACCATATGGACTGGCTGCCCACCTTCGTGGCCGCCGCCGGCAATCCCGATGTCAAAGATCAGCTACTGAAAGGGCACGTCGCAGGCGACAAGAATTTCAAGGTTCACCTTGATGGCTACAATTTTCTCCCCTACCTGACCGGCCAGGAGGAGAAGGCTCCACGCCGTGAGATCTTCTATTTCTCGGACGACGGCGATCTCACCGCTCTTCGCTATGATGACTGGAAGATCATATTCATGGAGCAACGGGTTGAAGCGACCCTCCAGGCCTGGGCTGAGCCATTTGTGCCTTTACGGGTGCCATTGATCTTTAATCTGCGCCGCGATCCGTACGAACGTTCCCAGAAGACCTCCAACACCTACTATGACTGGGTTATTGACCGCGTATTCCTGCTGGTGCCAGCCCAAGTTTATGTCGGTGATTTTCTGCAGACGTTCAAGGAATATCCTCCCAGGCAGAAAGCCGCCAGTTTCAGCCTGAATCAGGTTATGGAAACATTGACTCAACCTGCCGGAGCGAGATAA
- a CDS encoding ubiquinol-cytochrome c reductase iron-sulfur subunit: MSKRQGAEAATGEVTGRRKFLNRIWTFLAALACLEFGWLSVRLVRSAGQKRMEEGKADFIRVGRVEDFSPNTVTAIPQGQFYLVCLEGEDFRALSRLCTHLGCATLWDQETERFICPCHGSSFDITGKVLTPPALKGLSSHPLRIANGEILVNRAISVPAPSAEPATSNGTVRG; the protein is encoded by the coding sequence ATGAGTAAACGCCAGGGTGCTGAGGCTGCGACAGGAGAAGTTACTGGGCGCAGGAAGTTTTTAAACCGGATCTGGACTTTTCTGGCGGCTCTTGCCTGCCTGGAGTTCGGTTGGCTGTCTGTGCGGCTGGTGCGTTCAGCCGGGCAAAAACGAATGGAAGAAGGTAAGGCGGATTTCATCCGGGTAGGGCGTGTGGAAGATTTCTCACCAAACACTGTTACGGCGATTCCGCAGGGACAGTTTTATCTGGTTTGTCTGGAAGGCGAAGACTTTCGCGCCCTTTCGAGGCTCTGTACACATCTTGGCTGTGCAACGCTCTGGGACCAGGAGACAGAGCGCTTTATCTGCCCTTGCCACGGTTCATCATTTGATATAACCGGCAAAGTACTCACCCCACCTGCCTTGAAAGGTTTGAGTTCCCACCCGTTACGAATTGCAAATGGAGAGATTCTGGTGAACCGGGCGATTTCGGTACCGGCCCCATCAGCGGAGCCAGCTACCAGCAACGGAACTGTGAGGGGTTAA
- a CDS encoding cytochrome b N-terminal domain-containing protein has translation MTAGSREKQVTDGVLSQFVLHLHPKRVPEETLRFTLSFGLGGISLTLLVLLGISGAMQLMSYEPTVQHAHDTVRAMYGDSNISGWFRNIHYWSSNLLIVSMGLHLLRVLCTDALTGGRRLNWVVGTFMLLLVLLICFTGYLLPWSQLSYWAVTIFINMAGYIPVVGEVLTAPFRTGGTAVEVGQGTLSTFFVLHTGWLPLTLSALVLLHIWLIRKAGGLVTKDAESRNRRVAVKPALIVREAAVGLVATALIFLLASFFDAPAGEPAMVGVSPNPVKAAWYFMGVQEMLIHFRPVFAVCVFPALTCIAFISLPFWQQRLESPGTWFGGRRGRKLALVAAIGGAFAATILVAYDAIGGLDGNGTEVPAMALVSRGWFSLVLLGVGLGAGFLLLTRKKHYLKGEVILAAWMAVFAWMVTLTITGIWFRGPGMQLLFPS, from the coding sequence TTGACGGCCGGAAGCAGGGAAAAGCAGGTGACTGATGGCGTGCTGAGCCAGTTCGTACTTCATCTGCATCCGAAGAGGGTGCCTGAAGAGACGCTGCGATTTACGCTGAGCTTCGGCCTGGGGGGAATCAGCCTGACCCTCCTGGTCCTGCTGGGTATATCAGGCGCAATGCAGCTGATGAGTTATGAACCGACCGTTCAGCATGCCCATGACACGGTGCGGGCCATGTATGGGGACAGCAACATTTCGGGCTGGTTTCGTAATATCCACTACTGGTCCTCCAATCTGCTGATAGTGAGTATGGGGTTGCATCTGTTGCGGGTGCTCTGTACCGATGCACTTACCGGGGGCAGGCGCCTTAACTGGGTGGTGGGTACATTCATGTTGCTGCTGGTATTGCTGATCTGCTTTACCGGTTACCTGTTGCCATGGAGCCAGCTCTCATATTGGGCTGTTACTATTTTCATCAATATGGCCGGTTATATCCCTGTGGTCGGCGAAGTACTTACCGCTCCCTTCCGGACAGGCGGTACGGCCGTTGAGGTCGGGCAAGGTACGCTCAGTACCTTTTTTGTGCTGCATACGGGCTGGTTGCCGCTGACGCTCAGTGCTCTGGTACTCCTCCATATCTGGCTTATCCGCAAGGCAGGCGGACTGGTAACCAAAGATGCAGAATCCCGGAATAGACGTGTTGCTGTCAAACCTGCTCTTATAGTGCGGGAGGCCGCTGTGGGGTTGGTGGCTACCGCCCTGATTTTTCTGCTGGCATCATTTTTCGATGCGCCCGCAGGCGAGCCGGCGATGGTTGGGGTGAGCCCGAATCCTGTGAAAGCGGCCTGGTATTTTATGGGCGTCCAGGAGATGCTGATTCATTTTCGTCCGGTATTTGCGGTATGTGTTTTTCCGGCCCTGACGTGTATCGCCTTCATCAGTCTGCCGTTCTGGCAACAAAGGCTTGAATCACCCGGAACCTGGTTTGGAGGACGACGTGGCCGAAAACTGGCCCTGGTCGCCGCCATAGGAGGTGCTTTTGCTGCCACGATTCTTGTTGCTTATGATGCAATCGGGGGGCTGGACGGCAACGGTACTGAAGTACCGGCAATGGCTCTGGTCAGCCGAGGCTGGTTCTCCTTGGTTTTACTCGGTGTTGGGCTTGGGGCCGGTTTCCTTCTGCTTACCCGGAAGAAGCACTACTTGAAAGGCGAAGTAATTCTCGCCGCCTGGATGGCTGTTTTCGCCTGGATGGTGACGTTGACGATAACCGGTATCTGGTTCAGGGGTCCCGGTATGCAATTACTCTTTCCCAGTTGA
- a CDS encoding RNA polymerase sigma factor → MSGDTEQFQALLERYQAYVFAIVRKYVPPQLVEDVAQEVFLKLFRSLALYQPQGAGHGTTGSFKSWLATITVRTSYDALRKTYRSSEVTISELADNHAQWLDSLLSTSSLEDFTRHSQAREAKEIVDRVMTRLSPEDQMVVRLVHFEGNSTAQAAEILGWSTANVKIRTFRARTKLQKLIGNLLRENER, encoded by the coding sequence CTGTCGGGTGATACAGAGCAGTTTCAGGCCCTCCTGGAGCGTTACCAGGCATATGTCTTCGCAATTGTGAGAAAATATGTGCCGCCGCAACTCGTGGAAGATGTGGCTCAAGAGGTGTTTCTTAAACTTTTCCGTTCGCTTGCCCTTTATCAGCCTCAGGGGGCCGGGCATGGAACAACCGGGAGTTTCAAGAGCTGGCTGGCGACTATAACAGTTAGAACAAGCTATGACGCGCTTCGAAAGACGTACAGGTCTTCAGAGGTGACGATAAGTGAGTTGGCAGACAATCACGCACAATGGCTCGATTCACTTCTTTCTACTTCTTCCCTCGAAGACTTTACCAGACACAGCCAGGCCAGAGAGGCAAAAGAAATTGTAGATCGGGTGATGACCAGGTTGAGTCCCGAGGACCAGATGGTTGTACGGCTGGTTCATTTTGAAGGGAACAGTACTGCTCAGGCAGCAGAAATCCTGGGTTGGTCCACCGCTAATGTTAAGATCAGGACGTTTCGGGCTCGTACTAAGCTGCAGAAACTGATTGGAAACCTGCTGCGCGAAAATGAAAGGTGA
- a CDS encoding alkaline phosphatase family protein, whose product MIPPKIRLITLLSSFLACSFCCGTAPAVQQQPRLVLQITIDGLRGDMPLRFMDALPPGGFRYFYENGIWFTNAYYQHSNTETIVGHATLATGAQPAEHGMIGNIWLDRESGQLHYNIEDAEYSVVGDKSFIDKKTEIDPTQRAARSEGRSARAIPCSTFSDELLLATAGQAKVFAVSVKDRGAVPLAGHGGKAFWFNKKSGEFISSTYYYDAYPGWVKSWNNEYKADKLLNTSWELSQPQARYMQADADDRSFEIDIKGFGRTFPHNYGDDRKYFYTFLTLSPVGDELTLDFVQTLIEQEQIGRDQVCDYLAVSFSSTDYVSHIFGPASLESEDNLYRLDRTLATLITEVDKVIGLDKTLIVLSADHGNPEAPEVMAQLGMQTRRMSPERVSTDEIMAGLQQKFGLGKELIELYYHPYIYLNHQVIADKGLDRQEVEFTIAEEMTKIPGIAAALSSSALQRQRFINSRFDQLVRNNFYQGRSGDIYIIQQPYHHLVSEETTPLAAMHGSPYNYDLFVPVVFAGNGIKAKTVSRLIHPVDIARTLANCLHIKPPSSADGSVLKEVCEENISD is encoded by the coding sequence ATGATTCCCCCAAAGATCCGGCTGATCACCTTGCTTAGCTCTTTTTTGGCATGTTCGTTCTGTTGCGGAACCGCTCCGGCCGTGCAGCAACAGCCGCGACTGGTATTACAGATAACCATTGATGGTCTTCGCGGAGATATGCCGCTCCGCTTTATGGATGCACTTCCACCAGGCGGATTCAGGTACTTTTATGAAAACGGCATCTGGTTCACCAACGCATATTATCAACACTCGAATACGGAAACCATTGTCGGACACGCAACCCTGGCCACAGGTGCCCAGCCTGCCGAACACGGCATGATTGGTAATATCTGGCTGGACCGCGAATCAGGCCAACTTCATTACAACATCGAAGATGCGGAGTATTCCGTGGTCGGCGATAAAAGCTTCATCGACAAGAAGACCGAAATCGACCCCACTCAACGCGCCGCCCGCAGTGAGGGACGTTCGGCCAGGGCGATTCCCTGCTCAACGTTCAGCGATGAATTACTGCTCGCCACCGCCGGCCAGGCAAAGGTTTTCGCGGTATCAGTAAAAGACCGCGGCGCCGTGCCACTGGCTGGCCACGGTGGAAAAGCTTTCTGGTTCAATAAAAAGTCAGGCGAATTCATCAGCTCTACCTACTATTACGACGCCTATCCGGGCTGGGTGAAGAGTTGGAACAATGAGTATAAGGCAGATAAGCTGTTGAACACCAGCTGGGAGTTGAGTCAGCCCCAGGCCAGATATATGCAGGCCGATGCCGATGACAGGTCTTTTGAGATCGATATCAAGGGGTTCGGCCGCACCTTTCCCCATAATTATGGTGATGACCGAAAATATTTCTATACCTTTCTCACCCTCAGCCCGGTGGGGGATGAGCTCACTCTCGATTTTGTCCAAACCCTCATAGAACAGGAACAAATCGGCCGTGATCAGGTCTGTGACTACCTTGCAGTCAGCTTCTCTTCAACCGATTATGTGAGTCATATTTTCGGCCCTGCAAGCCTGGAAAGTGAAGATAACCTCTACCGGCTCGACCGTACTCTCGCAACGCTTATTACAGAGGTAGACAAGGTAATAGGTCTTGATAAGACCCTTATCGTGCTGAGTGCCGACCATGGAAACCCTGAAGCCCCGGAGGTAATGGCTCAGTTGGGAATGCAGACCAGGCGCATGTCTCCTGAACGTGTCAGCACCGACGAAATCATGGCCGGACTCCAGCAAAAATTTGGCCTGGGGAAGGAGTTGATCGAACTCTATTACCATCCCTATATCTATCTCAACCACCAGGTCATAGCTGACAAAGGATTGGATCGGCAGGAAGTCGAATTCACCATAGCCGAAGAGATGACAAAAATTCCCGGCATAGCTGCAGCCCTCTCCTCCTCTGCCCTGCAGCGGCAGCGATTCATCAACAGCAGATTCGACCAGCTGGTGCGCAACAATTTCTATCAGGGAAGATCGGGCGACATCTATATTATTCAGCAACCCTATCATCATCTGGTCTCTGAAGAAACAACACCTTTAGCAGCCATGCACGGTTCCCCATACAACTATGACCTTTTTGTACCGGTTGTTTTTGCAGGCAACGGCATAAAGGCAAAAACCGTCTCCCGGTTAATCCACCCGGTGGATATAGCGAGAACACTTGCGAATTGTCTTCATATCAAGCCACCGTCTTCTGCCGATGGCTCAGTTTTAAAAGAGGTATGTGAAGAAAATATCAGTGATTGA
- a CDS encoding PAS domain-containing hybrid sensor histidine kinase/response regulator, which produces MQNLLNYTFKDGKVGISTTSSLLWDSVEAGLLLISRDNLIQHLNAAAKTLFILNPEAETAHHVSSLKLMTADGTHLDIADYPHRSCLTTGEPLFKQRYQISNSQKETLWVNISCFPIKSSPETKPEAVLCALDDVTEQYESLSQLVTINEHYRLLNNATFEAIFISENGICISQNNAARKMFGYSDEEACGRKGIEWIHPDDRERVAVMMRECNESPYEVTALRKDGSVFPCEIQARMAKNCDEGRRLRFTALRDITDRKQAEQQLVQAKLEAEKANRYKSEFLANMSHEIRTPLNGIIGMLKLIQAESLSSSHEQYISNALIASERLTRLLGDILDLSKVEAGMLKIQPVGFDSREAIYGIEQLFAPAFYEKDVVLQVSIDDNLPHFLIGDVIRLQQILTNLIGNSLKFTRTGIVRVEVSAITTPTPDCIRAFFCIQDTGIGIDDEALTTLFTPFVQADNSLTRQHQGAGLGLSICKQLTSLLGGNMAISSEKGRGTTISLSIPFESATKIQFEDKQVGQIPATPDNLQILLAEDDPISRVLVRTMLNKMGHQVRSVSNGNEMLQVLQAEKDFDLLIIDIQMPGKNGVEVTHLIRQHNDFKPFANIPILAMTAYAMDGDRELFLASGMNDYLAKPIDPETLKRALSRAINSSPTPVQ; this is translated from the coding sequence ATGCAAAACCTCCTTAATTATACTTTTAAAGACGGCAAAGTGGGCATAAGCACTACCAGCAGTTTGCTTTGGGACAGTGTTGAGGCCGGGTTGCTGCTTATCTCCAGAGACAACCTCATCCAGCACCTGAATGCTGCTGCAAAAACTCTCTTCATTCTCAATCCTGAAGCTGAAACTGCTCACCATGTCAGTAGCCTCAAATTAATGACGGCTGACGGAACACATCTGGATATCGCTGATTATCCCCATCGAAGCTGCCTCACCACGGGCGAGCCACTCTTCAAACAACGATACCAAATTTCAAACTCTCAAAAAGAGACGCTCTGGGTAAATATCTCCTGCTTCCCTATTAAAAGCTCTCCAGAGACCAAGCCGGAAGCTGTTCTTTGTGCTTTAGACGATGTAACGGAACAATATGAATCTCTTTCACAACTAGTTACAATAAACGAGCACTACCGGCTACTTAACAATGCCACCTTTGAAGCGATCTTCATTTCAGAAAACGGCATATGCATCAGCCAGAATAATGCTGCCAGGAAAATGTTTGGCTATTCTGATGAAGAGGCATGTGGGCGCAAAGGCATTGAGTGGATCCATCCTGATGACAGAGAAAGGGTCGCGGTGATGATGCGCGAATGTAACGAGAGCCCGTATGAGGTGACTGCACTTCGAAAAGACGGTTCTGTCTTTCCATGTGAAATCCAGGCCCGTATGGCAAAAAATTGCGATGAGGGCAGACGGCTTCGTTTCACCGCCTTAAGAGATATTACGGATCGTAAACAGGCTGAACAGCAACTTGTTCAGGCCAAGCTGGAAGCAGAGAAAGCCAACCGGTATAAATCTGAGTTTTTGGCCAACATGAGTCATGAAATCCGCACTCCTTTAAATGGCATTATCGGCATGCTGAAACTCATACAAGCTGAATCTCTCTCCAGCAGCCATGAGCAATATATCAGCAATGCCCTCATAGCCTCAGAGCGACTGACCCGCCTTCTTGGTGATATACTCGACCTCTCAAAGGTTGAGGCGGGAATGCTGAAAATACAGCCTGTGGGCTTTGACAGCAGAGAGGCCATTTACGGTATAGAGCAACTCTTCGCCCCAGCGTTTTACGAAAAAGATGTTGTGCTCCAGGTCAGCATTGATGATAACCTTCCCCACTTTCTCATAGGCGACGTCATACGCCTGCAACAGATACTCACCAACCTGATTGGCAACAGCCTGAAATTCACCAGAACAGGAATAGTACGGGTTGAAGTATCTGCCATCACCACCCCAACCCCCGATTGCATTCGAGCTTTTTTCTGTATTCAAGATACGGGAATCGGTATAGACGATGAGGCTCTTACCACCCTGTTCACCCCTTTTGTCCAGGCAGACAACAGCCTTACCAGACAACACCAGGGAGCCGGACTGGGCTTGTCAATCTGCAAACAGCTCACCTCCCTGCTTGGCGGCAACATGGCTATCTCAAGCGAGAAAGGCAGAGGTACTACAATTTCCCTCAGTATTCCATTTGAATCCGCCACAAAAATCCAGTTTGAGGACAAACAAGTGGGGCAGATCCCTGCCACACCAGACAACCTGCAGATACTGCTTGCCGAGGATGACCCCATCAGCAGAGTTCTGGTCCGGACCATGTTGAATAAAATGGGGCATCAGGTCCGCTCCGTAAGCAACGGCAACGAAATGCTGCAGGTTTTACAGGCTGAAAAGGATTTTGACCTGCTTATCATCGATATCCAGATGCCCGGCAAAAATGGTGTTGAAGTCACCCACCTTATTCGTCAACATAATGATTTCAAGCCATTTGCCAATATTCCGATTCTTGCCATGACCGCATATGCCATGGATGGAGATAGGGAATTATTTCTTGCCTCGGGGATGAATGACTATCTCGCCAAACCCATCGACCCTGAAACCCTCAAACGGGCTTTAAGCAGGGCAATCAACAGTTCACCTACACCAGTGCAATAG